In Sinorhizobium fredii, one DNA window encodes the following:
- a CDS encoding PAS-domain containing protein has translation MDGIESALEGFVLYDADDRMVAFNSRFEKLFAPRVAIGMRFEDLIRSAVEHGLAPVGELNVEEWVAQRMERHRNPGPPFKLRLNNGMWIRISEGRTRDGGLVGAYTDITELEEQREHLEELVKTTEAATERAKAAQRQLLDAIESSLEGFALYDADDRLVVYNSRYRDFFSGPERAVLPAEPFAVETPGTPFELVIRTFAESGLSPLDGQTVDEWIAQRLERHRNPRGPFNLKHKDGTTIRVSERKTSDGGTICVYSDITELEEHRHRLEVQAHGQAGAADGATTQVA, from the coding sequence TTGGACGGCATCGAGTCCGCTTTGGAAGGATTCGTTCTTTATGACGCCGACGACCGAATGGTCGCATTCAACTCGCGCTTTGAAAAGCTGTTTGCCCCCAGGGTGGCGATCGGAATGCGCTTCGAGGACCTGATACGCTCCGCTGTGGAGCATGGGTTGGCCCCAGTTGGCGAGCTCAACGTGGAGGAGTGGGTTGCGCAACGAATGGAGCGGCACCGCAATCCGGGTCCGCCATTCAAGCTCAGGCTCAACAATGGAATGTGGATTCGCATCAGCGAAGGCCGAACCCGCGATGGCGGCCTGGTGGGCGCCTATACCGACATTACCGAACTGGAGGAACAGCGCGAGCATCTCGAGGAACTGGTCAAGACGACCGAGGCTGCAACCGAGCGAGCCAAAGCGGCGCAAAGGCAACTGCTCGACGCAATCGAATCGTCACTGGAGGGTTTCGCCCTCTATGACGCCGATGACCGATTAGTTGTCTACAATTCGCGCTACCGAGATTTCTTTTCAGGGCCGGAGCGTGCCGTCCTTCCTGCCGAACCATTTGCCGTCGAAACGCCGGGCACGCCGTTCGAGCTGGTGATCCGTACCTTTGCGGAAAGCGGCCTGTCGCCACTGGACGGCCAGACGGTCGACGAGTGGATTGCCCAGCGCCTCGAGCGCCACCGCAATCCGCGCGGACCCTTTAATTTGAAGCACAAGGACGGGACCACTATCCGCGTCAGCGAGCGCAAGACCAGCGACGGCGGAACGATATGTGTCTATTCCGATATCACCGAGCTTGAAGAGCACCGCCATCGCCTGGAGGTCCAAGCGCACGGTCAAGCTGGAGCGGCGGACGGAGCAACTACGCAAGTCGCGTGA
- a CDS encoding hybrid sensor histidine kinase/response regulator, with protein sequence MKSTAIAWRSKRTVKLERRTEQLRKSREELERARDAAEQASIAKSEFLANMSHEIRTPMNGVIVAELLEGTELSEQQRRYVSIILHSADTLMDLINDILDFSKIEAGRLELEAIPFVLRDTLGDTLQTLAKRAADKGLELACHIPPEVPDHLVGDPTRLRQIIVNLVGNAIKFTENGEVVVDVTLEGQKDDGTRLQFQVRDTGIGIPEPQQERIFEAFAQADTSTTRQYGGTGLGLAIAAQLAEKMGGRMQLESTPGAGSVFTFAADFGLAPEEKKARPLREAELRGRQALVVDDNATNRQILEEIVVNWGMIPIVAPDGVAALNALERASGAPPDLALLDLMMPGMSGFELAACMRLRPGLKEMRIVMMSSAGRPSDEALLRRLDVSRLLVKPVKQSDLLNAITDALGVSMREDEGEGHASAAHLRTSPGLTVLLAEDGAVNRQVAVDLLTKRGHRVVAVGNGQEAIEAVERGNYDLVLMDVHMPVMDGLAATAAIRALAQSGKARVPIVALTASATAADRERCLAAGMDGYVTKPFRAAELFRVVEQYDPMRVPLPEEQVTAVLTQPAAADASVLDWERALRNLDRNEALLRELAAMFLIEYPKLIAALDAAYASGDAAELRRAAHTLKGSADVVGADGVVTAAQRLADLGREGNLAPVPEARRALKAELDRLEPALQRAMLDAE encoded by the coding sequence TTGAAGAGCACCGCCATCGCCTGGAGGTCCAAGCGCACGGTCAAGCTGGAGCGGCGGACGGAGCAACTACGCAAGTCGCGTGAGGAGCTTGAGCGCGCACGCGACGCGGCCGAGCAGGCGAGCATCGCCAAGAGCGAGTTCCTTGCAAATATGAGCCACGAGATCCGCACCCCGATGAACGGCGTGATCGTCGCGGAACTGCTCGAAGGCACCGAGCTTTCCGAACAACAGCGAAGATATGTCTCGATCATTCTCCATTCCGCCGACACGCTGATGGACCTGATCAACGACATTCTAGACTTCTCTAAAATCGAGGCCGGGAGATTGGAGCTCGAGGCGATCCCGTTCGTGCTGCGCGACACGTTGGGCGATACGCTGCAAACGCTCGCCAAGCGCGCCGCCGACAAAGGCCTCGAGCTTGCCTGCCATATCCCTCCCGAGGTGCCGGACCATTTGGTCGGTGATCCAACAAGGCTCCGGCAGATCATCGTCAACCTTGTCGGCAATGCCATCAAGTTCACAGAGAATGGTGAAGTGGTGGTCGATGTCACGCTGGAAGGGCAGAAGGACGACGGGACACGCCTTCAGTTCCAGGTGCGCGACACCGGCATTGGCATCCCGGAACCACAGCAGGAGCGAATATTCGAGGCTTTCGCCCAAGCCGATACATCAACGACGCGGCAATACGGCGGCACTGGCCTTGGGCTGGCGATCGCTGCGCAACTTGCCGAGAAGATGGGCGGGCGCATGCAGCTCGAGAGCACGCCAGGCGCGGGCAGCGTCTTCACATTCGCTGCCGATTTTGGGCTCGCGCCGGAGGAAAAGAAGGCGCGTCCCCTGCGCGAGGCAGAACTACGCGGTCGGCAGGCCCTGGTGGTCGACGATAACGCCACCAATCGCCAGATTCTCGAGGAAATCGTCGTGAACTGGGGCATGATTCCGATCGTCGCCCCGGACGGCGTGGCGGCGCTCAACGCCCTTGAACGGGCTTCCGGTGCTCCGCCGGACCTCGCGCTTCTCGACCTGATGATGCCTGGAATGAGCGGGTTCGAACTTGCGGCTTGCATGCGGCTCCGCCCAGGTCTCAAGGAGATGCGGATCGTCATGATGTCGTCGGCGGGCCGGCCAAGTGACGAGGCGCTGCTGCGCAGACTGGATGTCTCCAGGTTGCTGGTAAAGCCTGTCAAACAGTCCGATCTCCTGAACGCGATCACCGACGCCCTTGGGGTCTCGATGCGGGAAGACGAGGGTGAGGGCCACGCCAGCGCGGCGCACCTGCGGACGAGCCCGGGGCTCACCGTGCTGCTTGCCGAGGACGGGGCGGTCAACCGGCAGGTCGCAGTTGATCTTCTGACGAAACGCGGGCACCGGGTTGTGGCCGTCGGGAATGGCCAGGAGGCAATTGAAGCGGTCGAACGCGGCAATTACGATTTAGTGCTCATGGACGTGCATATGCCGGTCATGGACGGGCTCGCCGCGACCGCCGCAATCCGGGCGCTCGCTCAGTCCGGCAAGGCTCGTGTGCCGATTGTCGCGCTGACCGCCAGCGCGACGGCTGCCGATCGTGAGCGCTGTCTCGCGGCAGGAATGGATGGCTATGTCACGAAACCATTTCGCGCCGCCGAGTTGTTCCGCGTCGTCGAACAATATGACCCGATGCGGGTTCCGCTTCCCGAAGAGCAGGTAACCGCCGTCCTTACGCAGCCGGCGGCTGCCGACGCGTCGGTGCTGGATTGGGAGCGTGCCCTGCGCAATCTCGATCGGAACGAGGCACTCTTGCGCGAATTGGCGGCAATGTTCCTCATCGAGTATCCGAAGCTGATCGCCGCTCTCGACGCGGCGTATGCCAGCGGCGATGCTGCGGAGTTGCGGCGTGCAGCCCACACCTTGAAGGGCTCGGCGGACGTGGTCGGCGCCGACGGCGTCGTGACGGCAGCACAGCGGCTTGCAGATTTGGGCCGCGAAGGAAATCTTGCGCCCGTTCCAGAGGCACGGCGCGCACTGAAAGCCGAGCTAGATCGCCTTGAGCCGGCACTCCAGCGAGCGATGTTGGACGCCGAGTAA
- a CDS encoding GntR family transcriptional regulator: protein MAELRLSTQNKEEILLTQTQMGEDRLRRMILDMDIGPGERLTERWLEGQLQTSRTSVRTALFRLEAEGLVARQGRGWIVPPIDLDEIKQLFTYREVLEVAALEIGGPMITPSDLAEIEAILNSVTPSSTQEENDDAARRFHLKIGSLAKNEFITRGISDCMTRLLRVRWIEISASNQGWSEHRAVLDALRRGRVDHAVELTRSHIQAACERLVQSLTDGKRSLRARGIKVS from the coding sequence ATGGCCGAGCTTCGGTTGTCAACGCAGAACAAGGAGGAAATCTTGTTGACGCAAACGCAGATGGGCGAGGACCGGCTTCGCAGAATGATTTTGGACATGGATATCGGACCCGGAGAGCGCCTCACCGAGCGCTGGCTCGAGGGCCAACTTCAAACCTCCAGAACATCTGTCCGCACAGCGCTGTTTCGCTTGGAAGCCGAGGGGCTCGTTGCACGGCAAGGGCGGGGTTGGATCGTGCCGCCAATAGATCTTGATGAAATCAAACAGCTCTTCACCTACCGAGAGGTGTTGGAGGTTGCAGCACTCGAAATCGGTGGGCCCATGATCACGCCGTCGGACCTTGCGGAAATAGAGGCAATCTTGAATTCGGTCACCCCATCGTCAACACAGGAGGAAAACGACGATGCCGCTCGCCGTTTCCACTTGAAGATCGGTTCACTGGCCAAGAATGAGTTCATCACCAGGGGCATCAGCGACTGCATGACACGATTGTTGCGGGTGCGTTGGATCGAGATCAGCGCGTCCAATCAAGGCTGGAGCGAACATCGCGCCGTTTTGGACGCGTTGCGTCGGGGGCGCGTCGATCATGCGGTCGAGCTAACCAGGTCGCACATACAAGCGGCGTGTGAGCGACTGGTACAATCGTTGACGGATGGAAAAAGGAGCTTGCGCGCCCGGGGGATCAAAGTTTCATGA
- a CDS encoding CapA family protein: MYSKLVYQNGGFVVPKVSILATGDSMLTQRISRNPDGDFLALVDMLRKTDVTITNVEMVFPGRGRMASTTMHGIPCGVEPELLSEFEWLGVDIYGLGHNHATDYGVSGLVSSIEALEARGLTYAGVGRTLQEARAPRYFDAPGCRVAYIAAGSSNARLCLAADPSVGDVGRPGIAPVRVQKTHYIQKERFAELREILAEAGVNVEAKGTTAPGIHFPYPDKNVYDPPPPGGFAVEGVNFAPSDASRVQTDALERDVTALEASVSEASRQADLVFVGLHCHEGLGGRWNSEVPAEFLQPLTHRLIDAGAHGIFAHGPHMLRGLELYAGRPICYSLGNFIFNVETFSSFPLEVYEQQGMPLSSTPADLFDVVTGYGAQPKFWESVVARFTYEDGVLADSEFHPITLGRDTPRSRRGCPQLASAEDGERILARLNELSKPFGADLDIVRDGDRYVGKLKVGA; encoded by the coding sequence ATGTACTCCAAATTGGTATACCAAAACGGAGGATTTGTCGTGCCAAAAGTTAGCATTCTTGCTACAGGCGACTCCATGCTCACGCAACGCATCTCGCGCAATCCCGACGGCGATTTCCTCGCCCTCGTCGACATGCTGCGCAAGACCGATGTCACCATCACCAACGTGGAAATGGTCTTTCCCGGTCGCGGCAGGATGGCGTCGACGACAATGCATGGCATCCCGTGCGGCGTGGAGCCCGAGTTGCTTTCCGAGTTCGAGTGGCTGGGCGTCGACATTTATGGTCTGGGACATAACCATGCGACCGACTACGGGGTTTCCGGGCTGGTATCCTCGATCGAAGCTCTCGAAGCGCGCGGTCTGACCTACGCCGGAGTGGGGCGGACATTGCAGGAAGCGCGCGCTCCTCGTTACTTTGATGCGCCAGGATGCCGGGTGGCCTATATTGCCGCCGGCTCAAGCAACGCCAGGCTCTGCCTCGCTGCGGATCCGAGCGTCGGTGACGTCGGACGCCCGGGAATTGCGCCGGTCCGAGTGCAGAAAACCCACTACATCCAAAAGGAACGGTTTGCGGAACTCCGCGAGATTCTTGCGGAGGCAGGTGTCAATGTCGAAGCGAAGGGGACCACTGCTCCCGGCATCCATTTCCCCTATCCCGACAAGAACGTCTACGACCCGCCGCCGCCCGGCGGATTTGCCGTGGAAGGCGTCAATTTTGCGCCAAGCGATGCCTCGCGAGTTCAGACCGACGCTCTGGAACGTGACGTCACGGCACTCGAGGCCTCGGTATCCGAAGCATCTCGTCAGGCAGACCTGGTCTTCGTTGGCCTCCACTGCCATGAAGGCCTCGGTGGGCGCTGGAACAGTGAGGTTCCAGCTGAGTTCCTGCAGCCGCTCACGCATCGGCTTATCGACGCTGGCGCGCACGGGATTTTCGCCCACGGGCCGCATATGTTGCGCGGTCTGGAACTCTATGCCGGCAGGCCGATTTGCTATTCTCTCGGCAACTTCATTTTCAATGTCGAGACCTTCTCCTCCTTCCCGCTGGAGGTCTACGAACAGCAAGGCATGCCACTTTCCTCCACGCCGGCCGATCTCTTCGACGTCGTGACGGGCTATGGTGCTCAGCCGAAATTCTGGGAGTCGGTTGTCGCACGCTTCACATACGAAGACGGCGTACTCGCCGACAGCGAATTCCACCCGATCACACTGGGACGAGATACGCCACGAAGCCGCAGGGGCTGCCCGCAGCTGGCATCGGCCGAGGACGGCGAACGCATCCTTGCCCGCCTGAACGAACTATCGAAACCGTTTGGTGCTGACTTGGATATCGTTCGCGATGGCGACCGTTACGTCGGCAAGCTTAAGGTGGGAGCCTAA
- a CDS encoding amidohydrolase family protein — translation MTTTAFARPQTPEGGLDPIDVKVIDTDVHVEPRSFEELIDYMDAPWKDRTLKARVPFRRAGFTTFDVAGRMDAYPTTGDLGSDPDMVAGHLFQDDPIDYAILLPWSLRGFTVDPALDTALVKAVNQWLSETWLSKYNTENRYVGSISVSVEDPIGAVREIEKWAGHPGFRQVAISHYGPRPFGHPMYDPIWEAAARHGLPVSIHFKGGATQPLGWTSTGPLQYFVEYHSLIAPMAYATHMASFICNGVLDRHPGLQFLFLEGGFLWYRPFIDRMTRHWQKTGQEFSAAKTPQQYVLDHFRFATQPVEEATDPQHIATLFEEADAGDLLMFSSDYPHYDYDPPSKALPRALDDEAKKKIMAGNALDFFKLPKTRPADRFDRKEGRV, via the coding sequence GTGACGACGACAGCTTTCGCTCGGCCGCAAACGCCCGAAGGTGGACTCGACCCCATCGATGTCAAAGTGATCGACACTGATGTTCACGTTGAGCCACGTTCTTTCGAAGAACTTATCGATTACATGGACGCTCCGTGGAAAGACCGTACGCTGAAGGCGCGAGTCCCGTTCAGGCGCGCAGGCTTCACCACCTTCGATGTGGCAGGCCGGATGGATGCCTATCCGACGACCGGCGACCTCGGCTCGGATCCGGACATGGTTGCGGGACATCTTTTCCAGGACGACCCGATTGACTACGCGATCCTGCTACCCTGGAGCCTGCGCGGCTTCACGGTCGATCCGGCCCTGGACACCGCCCTGGTGAAGGCCGTCAACCAGTGGCTCTCAGAGACCTGGCTGTCGAAGTACAACACCGAGAACCGGTACGTCGGATCGATCTCGGTTTCCGTTGAAGATCCGATCGGCGCGGTCAGGGAAATCGAGAAGTGGGCCGGGCATCCGGGCTTCCGGCAGGTGGCGATCAGTCACTACGGTCCTCGGCCGTTCGGCCATCCGATGTACGACCCGATCTGGGAAGCAGCCGCGCGCCACGGCTTGCCAGTGTCGATCCACTTTAAGGGCGGCGCTACGCAGCCGCTGGGATGGACGTCGACAGGGCCGCTGCAGTATTTCGTCGAATATCATTCGTTGATCGCGCCCATGGCCTACGCCACGCACATGGCGAGTTTCATCTGCAATGGCGTGTTGGACCGTCATCCGGGCCTGCAGTTCCTGTTCTTGGAAGGCGGTTTTCTTTGGTATCGGCCGTTCATCGACCGGATGACCCGCCACTGGCAGAAGACGGGACAGGAATTCTCCGCCGCCAAGACGCCGCAGCAATATGTGCTCGACCACTTCCGCTTCGCGACGCAGCCCGTCGAGGAGGCGACCGATCCGCAGCACATCGCAACGCTGTTCGAGGAGGCCGACGCCGGTGACCTTTTGATGTTCTCCAGCGACTATCCGCACTACGACTATGACCCGCCGAGCAAAGCGCTTCCGCGGGCGTTGGACGACGAAGCCAAGAAAAAGATCATGGCTGGTAACGCGTTGGATTTCTTCAAATTGCCAAAGACACGTCCGGCAGACCGGTTCGATCGTAAGGAGGGTCGGGTATGA
- a CDS encoding amidohydrolase family protein, with product MIIDCAVHPVLESERFNEFVGGPWNLRQLPTLFGEKYGAPFDQLAVPAEQASSPSAVARQMREAGIDLAVLCPTTFGYWPNPHQAIAVANAANRMLVEDWLNAPESGKSFLGSIRVAMNDVDAALKEIDLWADDPRFVQIVVPARALATYGEQRFFPIWRAAAERGLSVFIHDDLSAVVEPPPTQVGFPSFYAEIHALRPLSGIVNLTSMIVSGVFDRLPELRVVLGDVSVHEARALAIRTFKDWQSDRVEVPWMKKDPTEYFESNVRFVYQPEDELSPHSHRATGTLGGDNSSLVVFGSRHPYWDGVSPHQMFPTWPENERSRCFADNALKFYPRLKGLVSAELAV from the coding sequence ATGATTATCGACTGCGCAGTTCATCCCGTACTCGAGAGCGAGCGGTTCAACGAGTTCGTCGGCGGCCCGTGGAATTTGCGGCAGCTGCCAACGCTCTTCGGCGAAAAATATGGAGCGCCCTTCGACCAACTGGCGGTACCCGCGGAACAGGCTTCGAGCCCGTCGGCGGTGGCCAGGCAGATGCGAGAAGCTGGCATTGACCTTGCGGTCCTTTGCCCGACGACGTTCGGCTACTGGCCCAACCCGCATCAGGCAATTGCCGTCGCCAACGCCGCCAATCGAATGCTCGTCGAGGATTGGTTGAATGCTCCGGAATCCGGCAAATCATTCCTTGGCTCCATTCGCGTGGCGATGAACGATGTCGATGCGGCCTTGAAGGAAATCGATCTTTGGGCCGATGATCCTCGCTTCGTGCAGATCGTGGTACCCGCACGTGCTTTGGCGACCTATGGCGAACAGCGCTTCTTCCCGATCTGGCGGGCCGCGGCAGAACGTGGGCTTTCCGTCTTTATCCACGACGATTTGTCGGCCGTTGTCGAGCCGCCGCCGACCCAGGTCGGCTTCCCAAGCTTCTATGCCGAGATCCACGCGCTTCGCCCATTGTCGGGCATCGTCAATCTCACCAGCATGATCGTGTCCGGCGTGTTCGATCGCTTGCCTGAGCTTCGCGTGGTGCTTGGCGACGTCAGCGTCCATGAGGCGAGGGCGTTGGCAATCCGAACGTTTAAGGATTGGCAATCCGACCGCGTCGAGGTCCCGTGGATGAAAAAGGATCCGACGGAATACTTCGAAAGCAATGTTCGCTTCGTCTACCAGCCCGAAGATGAACTTTCTCCACACAGCCACCGCGCGACCGGTACGCTGGGTGGTGACAATTCCTCGCTCGTGGTTTTTGGTAGCCGCCACCCGTACTGGGATGGCGTCAGTCCGCATCAGATGTTCCCCACGTGGCCGGAGAACGAGCGGTCCCGTTGTTTCGCCGACAACGCCCTCAAGTTCTACCCGCGCCTTAAGGGGCTGGTTTCGGCCGAGTTGGCCGTTTGA
- a CDS encoding Rieske (2Fe-2S) protein has protein sequence MRYVVGAVADIPPGASTIVYPDKVKSGIGVFNIGGEFYALKNTCPHMGGPLCKGRVRGTTDADVSDENRVAMHWVRDGEIIACPWHHWEFDIKTGRTLFESRQKVRSYPVTVEPPEVLERLKAGVETVPVSIDGATVVLEI, from the coding sequence ATGCGGTACGTAGTGGGAGCAGTCGCCGATATTCCGCCCGGCGCCTCGACGATTGTCTATCCGGACAAGGTGAAGAGTGGGATCGGCGTTTTCAACATCGGTGGAGAGTTCTACGCGTTGAAAAACACCTGCCCGCACATGGGCGGCCCGCTCTGCAAAGGCAGGGTCCGGGGCACGACCGACGCCGACGTTTCGGATGAAAATCGTGTCGCCATGCATTGGGTTCGCGACGGCGAAATCATCGCTTGTCCCTGGCATCATTGGGAATTCGACATCAAGACAGGGCGCACGCTGTTTGAATCAAGGCAAAAGGTTCGAAGCTATCCCGTCACGGTCGAGCCGCCAGAGGTGCTTGAACGCCTGAAAGCCGGGGTCGAGACGGTCCCGGTGTCGATCGACGGAGCGACCGTCGTGCTGGAGATCTGA
- a CDS encoding PDR/VanB family oxidoreductase, with protein sequence MSERDFELVVTCVEQVAKEVLRLSFARKDGAELPAWEAGAHVDLRFEAKGVEYVRQYSLCGRPGDRRTWQVAVLLVANGRGGSAHIHEALTVGDTVRVAGPRNNFALAKAKRYLFIAGGIGITPILAMLEEATASGADWRLVYCGRSSETMAFKDDVVRYGPERVVFHESGKQGKADLDKLVAETDPETAIYCCGPESMLQAIDHSCAAHQRNAHMERFSASGSIVEGESTAFEVEFSRSGIVLTVPEDRSILEMAEDAGIDIDSSCQEGVCGSCETRVISGTPDHRCSVLGAKERAAGKTMMVCVSRSCSARLVLDA encoded by the coding sequence ATGTCTGAGAGAGACTTCGAACTTGTCGTCACCTGTGTGGAGCAGGTGGCCAAAGAGGTCCTGCGTCTTTCATTTGCTCGCAAGGACGGTGCGGAGCTTCCAGCTTGGGAGGCAGGCGCGCACGTGGATCTGCGTTTCGAGGCGAAGGGGGTGGAGTACGTTCGCCAGTATTCGCTTTGCGGCCGACCCGGCGATCGACGCACCTGGCAGGTGGCGGTTCTGCTCGTAGCCAACGGCCGGGGAGGATCCGCTCATATCCACGAGGCACTGACGGTCGGCGATACGGTCCGGGTTGCAGGGCCACGCAACAATTTCGCACTCGCCAAAGCCAAGCGTTATCTGTTCATCGCTGGCGGCATTGGGATCACTCCGATCCTCGCGATGCTTGAAGAAGCGACCGCTTCGGGCGCCGATTGGCGTCTCGTCTATTGCGGCCGATCCTCTGAGACGATGGCCTTCAAGGACGACGTGGTTCGCTACGGCCCTGAAAGGGTTGTATTCCACGAAAGCGGAAAGCAGGGCAAAGCGGATCTCGACAAACTGGTTGCCGAGACCGATCCCGAAACCGCGATTTACTGCTGCGGACCGGAATCGATGCTCCAGGCGATCGACCACAGCTGCGCGGCGCATCAACGCAACGCTCACATGGAGCGCTTTTCCGCCTCCGGAAGCATCGTGGAGGGCGAGAGCACTGCCTTCGAGGTCGAGTTTTCTCGCTCCGGCATCGTTCTTACCGTCCCCGAGGATCGTTCGATCCTGGAGATGGCCGAGGACGCAGGTATCGATATCGATTCCTCCTGTCAGGAGGGCGTGTGCGGTTCCTGTGAGACGAGAGTGATCTCGGGCACGCCGGATCATCGTTGTTCGGTGCTGGGCGCAAAAGAGCGCGCCGCCGGAAAAACGATGATGGTGTGTGTGTCGAGATCGTGCTCGGCGCGTTTGGTGCTCGACGCGTAA
- a CDS encoding VOC family protein: MSAEAAKTSGTETLPRHRRILQEAGAAVGRISGINHLVLFTNDMNEGVRFYRDLLGLRVVRTQRFVTTGEGLRSSAHHSSGSAIGAADESSSIAVEIEVRQVFFEMGNGELFSLYEAPTVAEHPDAPVSSVLWPSADKGQWSQPVLPQKMDHLSFDVRSHADVVWFREHLLSHGVTVSEVSERRGTNNRHRFISSIYFSDPSGNPLEISSFDAGDVAWQSYDFSDWFIDEDPVPALLHDASDASETLVPNWVSSAEK; this comes from the coding sequence ATGAGTGCTGAAGCTGCCAAGACAAGCGGAACCGAAACCCTGCCTCGCCATCGCCGGATTTTGCAGGAAGCGGGGGCGGCGGTCGGGCGTATCTCCGGGATCAACCACCTTGTCCTGTTTACCAACGACATGAACGAAGGCGTGCGCTTCTATCGGGATCTGCTCGGACTTCGTGTCGTGCGCACCCAGCGCTTCGTCACGACGGGCGAGGGCCTGCGGTCCTCGGCCCATCACTCGAGCGGTTCGGCAATCGGCGCCGCAGACGAAAGCTCGTCGATCGCTGTCGAGATTGAAGTTCGCCAGGTCTTCTTTGAAATGGGCAACGGGGAGCTGTTTTCCCTTTATGAGGCGCCGACCGTCGCTGAGCATCCAGACGCACCCGTGAGTTCGGTCCTTTGGCCATCGGCGGACAAAGGCCAGTGGAGCCAACCCGTTCTGCCTCAGAAGATGGACCACCTCTCGTTCGACGTTCGCTCGCACGCTGACGTGGTCTGGTTTCGTGAGCATTTGCTGTCACACGGTGTAACGGTGTCGGAGGTCTCCGAGCGGCGCGGCACCAACAACAGGCATCGGTTCATTTCGTCGATATACTTCTCCGACCCGAGCGGCAACCCGCTCGAGATTTCCTCGTTCGACGCCGGGGATGTTGCCTGGCAATCCTATGACTTTTCGGACTGGTTCATCGACGAGGATCCTGTGCCCGCGCTCCTGCATGATGCGAGCGATGCATCAGAAACCCTCGTCCCCAATTGGGTGTCATCGGCGGAAAAGTGA